Proteins encoded in a region of the Isosphaeraceae bacterium EP7 genome:
- a CDS encoding Imm7 family immunity protein has translation MFEFHGWATIRISDRESEFESIGRGPMVDAIKRVRAALNEAHDEFSAFDLRSAGNGLVVLSVHGLRNHRYKPVIELFRWVATELPDSYGLLYVHDDEDGGRGSDYTNEFRVWRMARGKLEEHADTLLSPYFPTVELPETFDDSA, from the coding sequence ATGTTCGAGTTCCACGGCTGGGCGACGATCCGCATTTCCGATCGCGAGTCGGAGTTCGAATCCATCGGGCGCGGGCCGATGGTCGACGCCATCAAGCGAGTCCGGGCGGCCCTCAACGAAGCCCACGACGAATTTTCGGCGTTCGACCTGCGGTCAGCAGGCAATGGGTTGGTCGTCCTCTCCGTGCATGGCCTCCGCAACCATCGGTATAAGCCGGTCATCGAGCTCTTTCGGTGGGTCGCAACCGAGCTGCCCGACTCCTACGGCCTTCTGTACGTCCACGACGACGAGGACGGCGGCAGAGGCTCCGATTACACCAACGAGTTTCGGGTGTGGCGGATGGCTCGGGGTAAGCTTGAGGAACATGCCGACACGCTCCTGTCTCCATACTTCCCGACGGTCGAGCTCCCCGAAACGTTCGACGACTCCGCTTGA
- a CDS encoding c-type cytochrome yields the protein MTSRRSRMLTALLLAAGAHAHAAEPDPKAPVPVAQSAASIKLPQGFNASLFAGEPDVVQPISFDIDAKGRLWVAECFSYPAFRGGPKGKDRIVIFEDTDGDGRHDSRKVFWEGATNLSSVALGFGGVWITAAPELLFIPDANGDDAPDGPPIVKLDGWAGEKAQHNFVNGLSWAPDGWLWGMNGILSISKVGVPGTSDDKRIPVSAAVWRFHPTKGIFEVVSRGTTNPWGLDFDDLGEAFITNCVTPHLYRVVPGARFQRMFGDDENTNSYGLMSTCADHIHWAGGNWTDSRGGEGKHGEAGGGHAHVGAMLYLGDNWPDVYRNGVFTCNLHGKRVNNDILERKGSGYVARHGKDFLTVNDPWFRGIELTYGPDGGVYMADWSDTGECHETDADGSHRENGRIFKISYGQTKPFKGNLNTLPDAALVALQGHRNDWFVRQSRRILQERAAAGHSMTAVHDALRTLLNGAPAAPQKLRALWALNATGGADEALLLGLLSHESEYLRGWAIRLLVDAGAPSPAALARFVAMAGNEPSAWVRLAIASAAQRIPSADRWAVVEPLVGRAEDAADADLPLMIWYAVEPLVTADRGRAAALLPRIKIPIVRQYLTRRIVSDQPEAGLAAVVPLLLPADATVRGPLLEGLHEALRPRKSAPLPAAWPAVAEALAADPSPAVRDLALVLSLKFNAPGADRSLRALMADPKADAPRRIAALTALVEGRPAGLAPDLQVQLADPALRPSALRALAAFDDPGTAKAILGRYPELTPAERLDAVSTLSTRPDYALALIDALEAGTVPRADVTATTARQLLTLGDKRIADRLAEVWGTLRATSGEKASLIARYQGILTPVRLETSSPARGRVAFDRLCASCHTLYDTGADVGPDLTGSDRGRADYILENVLDPSASVAADYRVTTLSTVDGRVLSGLVRNRTPEGLVLRTANDRLVIPVQDIEAEKHTNESMMPEGLLDKLTDRELLDLFAYLGTRQQVARP from the coding sequence ATGACCTCTCGCAGATCCCGCATGCTGACCGCCCTGCTCCTCGCCGCCGGCGCCCACGCCCACGCCGCCGAGCCCGACCCCAAGGCGCCCGTCCCCGTGGCCCAGTCCGCGGCGAGCATCAAGCTGCCCCAGGGCTTCAACGCCAGCCTCTTCGCCGGCGAGCCCGACGTCGTCCAGCCCATCAGCTTCGACATCGACGCCAAGGGCCGCCTCTGGGTCGCCGAGTGCTTCTCCTACCCCGCCTTCCGCGGCGGGCCCAAGGGCAAGGATCGGATCGTCATCTTCGAGGATACCGACGGCGACGGCCGGCACGACTCCCGCAAGGTCTTCTGGGAAGGCGCCACCAACCTCTCCAGCGTCGCCCTCGGCTTCGGCGGCGTCTGGATCACCGCCGCCCCCGAGCTGCTCTTCATCCCCGACGCCAACGGCGACGACGCCCCCGACGGACCCCCCATCGTCAAGCTCGACGGCTGGGCGGGCGAGAAGGCCCAGCACAACTTCGTCAACGGCCTGTCCTGGGCCCCCGACGGCTGGCTCTGGGGCATGAACGGCATCCTCTCGATTTCCAAGGTCGGCGTCCCCGGCACCTCCGACGACAAGCGCATCCCCGTCAGCGCCGCCGTCTGGCGGTTCCACCCCACGAAGGGGATCTTCGAGGTCGTCTCGCGCGGCACCACCAACCCCTGGGGCCTCGACTTCGACGACCTGGGCGAGGCCTTCATCACCAACTGCGTCACCCCGCACCTCTACCGGGTCGTCCCCGGAGCCCGCTTCCAGCGCATGTTCGGCGACGACGAGAACACCAACAGCTACGGCCTGATGAGCACCTGCGCCGACCACATCCACTGGGCCGGCGGCAACTGGACCGACTCGCGCGGCGGCGAGGGCAAGCACGGCGAGGCCGGCGGCGGCCACGCACACGTCGGCGCCATGCTCTACCTGGGCGACAACTGGCCCGACGTCTATCGCAACGGCGTCTTCACCTGCAACCTCCATGGCAAGCGCGTGAATAACGACATCCTTGAGCGCAAGGGCTCGGGCTACGTCGCACGCCACGGCAAGGACTTCCTCACCGTCAACGACCCCTGGTTCCGCGGCATCGAGCTGACCTACGGGCCCGACGGCGGTGTCTACATGGCCGACTGGAGCGACACCGGCGAGTGCCACGAGACCGACGCCGACGGCTCGCACCGCGAGAACGGCCGGATCTTCAAGATCAGCTACGGCCAGACCAAGCCCTTCAAAGGCAACCTGAACACCCTGCCCGACGCCGCGCTCGTCGCCCTCCAGGGCCACCGCAACGACTGGTTCGTCCGCCAATCCCGCCGGATCCTCCAGGAACGGGCCGCCGCCGGCCACTCCATGACGGCCGTGCATGACGCCCTCCGCACGCTCCTGAACGGCGCGCCCGCCGCCCCCCAGAAGCTCCGCGCCCTCTGGGCCCTCAACGCCACCGGCGGCGCCGACGAAGCCCTGCTGCTGGGCCTGCTCTCGCATGAGAGCGAATACCTGCGTGGATGGGCCATCCGCCTGCTGGTGGATGCCGGCGCTCCCTCCCCCGCGGCCCTCGCCCGCTTCGTCGCGATGGCCGGCAATGAGCCCTCCGCCTGGGTCCGGCTGGCCATCGCCTCGGCCGCCCAGCGCATCCCGTCGGCCGACCGCTGGGCCGTCGTCGAGCCCCTCGTCGGACGCGCCGAGGACGCCGCCGACGCCGACCTCCCGCTGATGATCTGGTACGCCGTCGAGCCCCTCGTCACGGCCGATCGCGGCCGCGCCGCGGCGCTGCTCCCCCGGATCAAGATCCCGATCGTCCGCCAGTACCTCACCCGCCGGATCGTCTCCGACCAGCCCGAGGCCGGCCTCGCCGCGGTCGTCCCCCTGCTCCTTCCGGCCGACGCCACGGTCCGCGGCCCGCTCCTGGAAGGGCTGCACGAGGCCCTCAGGCCCCGCAAGTCGGCCCCCCTGCCCGCCGCCTGGCCGGCCGTCGCCGAGGCCCTGGCCGCCGACCCGTCCCCGGCCGTCCGCGACCTCGCGCTCGTCCTCTCCCTCAAGTTCAACGCCCCGGGTGCTGACAGGTCCCTGCGAGCCCTGATGGCCGACCCCAAGGCCGACGCCCCTCGGCGGATCGCCGCCCTGACCGCGCTCGTCGAAGGCCGGCCCGCGGGCCTCGCCCCCGACCTGCAAGTCCAGCTCGCCGACCCCGCCCTACGCCCGTCGGCCCTGCGTGCCCTCGCCGCGTTCGACGACCCGGGCACCGCGAAGGCCATCCTCGGACGCTACCCCGAGCTGACCCCCGCCGAGCGCCTCGACGCCGTCTCCACCCTGTCCACCCGTCCCGACTACGCCCTGGCCCTCATCGACGCCCTCGAAGCCGGGACCGTCCCCCGAGCCGACGTCACCGCCACCACCGCGCGCCAGCTCCTCACCCTGGGCGACAAACGCATCGCCGATCGCCTCGCGGAGGTCTGGGGCACCTTGCGGGCCACCTCGGGCGAGAAGGCCAGCCTCATCGCCCGCTATCAAGGCATCCTCACCCCCGTGCGCCTGGAAACGTCCAGCCCCGCCCGCGGCCGGGTCGCCTTCGACCGCCTCTGCGCCTCCTGCCACACCCTCTACGACACCGGGGCCGACGTCGGCCCCGACCTCACCGGCTCCGACCGCGGCCGGGCCGACTACATCCTCGAGAACGTCCTCGACCCCAGCGCCTCGGTCGCGGCAGACTACCGCGTCACCACCCTCTCCACCGTCGACGGCAGGGTCCTCTCCGGCCTCGTCCGCAACCGGACCCCCGAGGGCCTCGTCCTCCGCACCGCCAACGACCGCCTCGTCATCCCCGTCCAGGACATCGAGGCCGAGAAGCACACCAACGAATCCATGATGCCCGAAGGCCTCCTCGACAAGCTCACCGACCGCGAGCTCCTCGACCTCTTCGCCTACCTGGGAACCCGCCAGCAAGTCGCCCGCCCCTGA
- a CDS encoding NAD(P)-dependent alcohol dehydrogenase gives MATIRAWAAHEAKGPFVPYQYDPGPLGPEEAEIAVEYGGLCHSDLSILNNDWGISVYPFVGGHEVIGRVVALGEYAKGLKVGDRVGVGWNAETCMHCRQCLSGDQHLCAKAVATIVGHHGGFAERVRAHWAWTIPLPDGLDLSSAGPLLCGGITVFSPLATHGIKPTSRVGVVGIGGLGHMGLKFASAWGCEVTAFTSSESKFDEARAFGADHVVSSRDPAAIRALAGSLDLLLITVNVTLDWHALMSTLAPNGRMHVVGAVMEPIPVVANDLIGAQKQVSGSPTGPPVGIADMLSFAARHKVAPQVEHFPMSRINDAFAHLEAGKARYRIVLDADFN, from the coding sequence ATGGCAACCATCCGCGCCTGGGCCGCCCACGAGGCCAAGGGCCCGTTCGTCCCGTACCAGTACGACCCCGGGCCGCTCGGCCCCGAGGAGGCCGAGATCGCCGTCGAATACGGCGGCCTCTGCCACTCCGACCTCTCGATCCTGAACAATGACTGGGGGATCAGCGTTTACCCGTTCGTCGGCGGCCACGAGGTCATCGGCCGCGTCGTGGCGCTGGGCGAGTACGCCAAGGGCCTGAAGGTCGGCGACCGCGTGGGCGTCGGCTGGAACGCCGAGACGTGCATGCACTGCCGCCAGTGCCTCTCGGGCGACCAGCACCTCTGCGCCAAGGCGGTCGCCACCATCGTCGGCCACCACGGCGGGTTCGCCGAGCGTGTCCGGGCGCACTGGGCCTGGACCATCCCCCTGCCCGACGGCCTGGACCTCAGCTCGGCCGGCCCACTGCTCTGCGGCGGGATCACGGTCTTCTCGCCGCTGGCCACGCACGGCATCAAGCCCACCTCGCGCGTCGGCGTGGTCGGCATCGGCGGCCTCGGTCACATGGGCCTGAAGTTCGCCTCGGCCTGGGGCTGCGAGGTCACCGCCTTCACCTCCAGCGAGTCGAAGTTCGACGAGGCCCGCGCCTTCGGCGCCGATCACGTCGTCTCCAGCCGAGACCCCGCCGCCATCCGCGCCCTGGCCGGCTCGCTCGACCTCCTCCTCATCACCGTCAACGTCACGCTCGACTGGCATGCCTTGATGAGCACGCTCGCGCCCAACGGGCGGATGCACGTCGTCGGCGCCGTCATGGAGCCGATCCCCGTCGTGGCAAACGACCTCATCGGCGCCCAGAAGCAGGTCTCGGGCTCCCCCACCGGCCCGCCCGTGGGCATCGCCGACATGCTCAGCTTCGCCGCCCGGCACAAGGTGGCGCCCCAGGTCGAGCACTTCCCCATGAGCCGGATCAACGACGCCTTCGCCCACCTGGAAGCCGGCAAGGCCCGCTACCGGATCGTCCTCGACGCCGACTTCAACTGA
- a CDS encoding thiamine pyrophosphate-binding protein — MAKTTGDVLFERLLAWGVDTVFGLPGDGINGFMEALRVLEGKIRFVQVRHEEGAAFMACGHAKFTGRLGVCIATSGPGAIHLLNGLYDAKMDGAPVLAITGQTYHDLMGMRYQQEVNLLGLFTDVTVFNQQVNGPKHARGLVDAACRAALGARGVAHLNCPNDWQDLTDEAASEMNVAGHTSAAWTPPIAVPQRESLESAAALLNSGKKTVILVGQGALGAGDDVEAAAERLGAPIVKALLGKAVVPDDSPFCTGGLGLLGTLPSELAMEETDSLLMIGTNFPYLNFLPAPGRAKAVQLDRDPTRLGLRYPIDIGLTGDAGATLRELVPMLQRRADRAFLEKAQSRMVEWRDLMRTQSSRDDVPLKPQVVARHVSERLADDAIVTTDSGTITTWAARHIDLRRGMKFSCSGNLSTMGPALPYANAAQMAHPERQVVAFVGDGGFSMLMCEFLTAVKYGLPIKVIVIRNDTLGQIKWEQMVFLGNPEYGCELQGMDFVKFAEACGGVGFRCETPGEVGPAIEAAFASRKPALVEAVVDPFEPPMPARVGVKQVMRLAESLARGEPRGGKIAVTLFRDKIKELF, encoded by the coding sequence ATGGCCAAGACGACCGGGGACGTGCTTTTCGAACGGCTGCTGGCGTGGGGCGTCGACACCGTCTTCGGCCTGCCGGGCGACGGCATCAACGGGTTCATGGAGGCCCTGCGGGTCCTCGAAGGGAAGATCAGGTTCGTCCAGGTGCGGCACGAGGAGGGGGCCGCGTTCATGGCGTGCGGCCACGCCAAGTTCACGGGCCGGCTGGGGGTCTGCATCGCCACGTCGGGCCCGGGGGCCATCCACCTGCTCAATGGGCTGTACGACGCCAAGATGGACGGCGCGCCGGTGCTGGCGATCACGGGACAGACGTATCACGACCTGATGGGCATGCGGTACCAGCAGGAGGTGAACCTGCTGGGCCTGTTCACCGATGTGACGGTCTTCAACCAGCAGGTCAACGGGCCGAAGCATGCGCGAGGGCTTGTCGATGCCGCATGCCGGGCGGCGCTCGGCGCCCGCGGCGTGGCGCACCTGAACTGTCCCAATGACTGGCAGGACCTGACCGACGAGGCGGCCTCCGAGATGAACGTCGCCGGCCACACGTCGGCCGCCTGGACCCCGCCCATCGCGGTGCCCCAGCGAGAGTCGTTGGAGTCGGCCGCCGCGCTGCTGAACTCGGGCAAGAAGACGGTGATCCTCGTCGGCCAGGGGGCCCTGGGCGCGGGCGACGACGTGGAGGCGGCGGCCGAGCGGCTGGGCGCCCCGATCGTGAAGGCCCTGCTGGGCAAGGCGGTCGTCCCGGATGACTCGCCGTTCTGCACCGGTGGGCTCGGCCTGCTGGGGACGCTCCCCTCTGAGCTGGCGATGGAGGAGACGGATAGCCTGCTGATGATCGGGACCAACTTCCCTTATCTGAACTTCCTGCCCGCCCCCGGACGGGCGAAGGCCGTGCAGCTCGACCGCGACCCGACGAGGCTGGGCCTGCGCTACCCCATCGACATCGGCCTGACCGGCGACGCCGGCGCGACCCTGCGCGAGCTCGTCCCGATGCTGCAACGTCGAGCCGATCGCGCGTTCCTGGAGAAGGCGCAATCGAGGATGGTCGAGTGGCGCGACCTGATGCGGACGCAGTCGAGCCGCGATGACGTGCCGCTGAAGCCGCAGGTGGTGGCCCGGCACGTCAGCGAGCGATTGGCCGACGACGCGATCGTGACGACCGACTCGGGGACGATCACGACCTGGGCGGCCCGCCACATCGACCTGCGGCGCGGGATGAAGTTCTCGTGCTCGGGCAACCTGTCGACCATGGGCCCGGCCCTGCCCTACGCCAACGCGGCGCAGATGGCCCACCCCGAGCGGCAGGTGGTCGCCTTCGTGGGCGATGGCGGGTTCAGCATGCTGATGTGCGAATTCTTGACGGCCGTGAAGTATGGGCTGCCGATCAAGGTCATCGTCATCCGCAACGACACGCTGGGCCAGATCAAGTGGGAGCAGATGGTCTTCCTGGGCAACCCGGAATACGGCTGCGAGCTCCAGGGCATGGACTTTGTCAAGTTCGCCGAGGCCTGCGGCGGCGTGGGCTTCCGGTGCGAGACGCCCGGCGAGGTCGGCCCGGCGATCGAGGCGGCGTTCGCGTCCCGCAAGCCTGCTCTCGTCGAGGCGGTGGTCGACCCGTTCGAGCCGCCGATGCCCGCGCGCGTCGGGGTCAAGCAGGTGATGCGCCTGGCCGAGTCGCTGGCCAGGGGCGAGCCGCGCGGGGGGAAGATCGCCGTGACCCTGTTCCGCGACAAGATCAAGGAACTGTTCTGA
- a CDS encoding DUF1559 domain-containing protein, producing the protein MTRSLRRRRFGFTLIELLVVITIIAVLIGLLLPAVQSAREASRRMQCVNNLKQMGLAVHSFHDTQLTLPNMSFCGGGAEDTNPGMQNIYYRFRHYPVAFELLPHLEQGNLYNQFNLNRAATSTVPPVSGGLTNAQLASAPLKVFLCPSMPPPLNPVFADYASYGWSRGNCDVRSPAQAGDICKPGQAYGFTPSDGVFISRMDAGLDYATGQALAAKHIADPTWWQPDGTYRINFQSITDGLSNTIAAGEMHNILKGYTTTTVNSVSIGSTPVQSGGPIAWGSSGGDYYSEGRTTVPMNTLTGPYYSRSITDPAALQDILYKSPIYSFRSMHPGGCNFLLCDGSVKFIKQTINMTTYKALGSRNGGEVIGEY; encoded by the coding sequence ATGACGAGGTCCCTTCGACGACGCCGGTTTGGCTTCACGCTGATCGAGTTGCTGGTGGTCATCACCATCATCGCGGTGCTCATCGGGCTGCTGCTTCCGGCCGTCCAGTCCGCGCGTGAGGCCTCCCGACGGATGCAATGCGTGAACAACCTTAAGCAGATGGGCCTCGCCGTTCATTCCTTCCACGACACCCAGCTGACACTACCGAACATGAGCTTCTGCGGCGGCGGCGCCGAGGACACCAACCCGGGCATGCAGAACATCTATTACCGCTTTCGCCACTACCCGGTGGCCTTCGAGCTGCTGCCGCACCTCGAACAAGGCAACCTCTACAACCAGTTCAATCTCAACCGCGCCGCGACCTCCACCGTCCCCCCGGTGTCCGGCGGCCTGACCAACGCCCAACTGGCCAGCGCCCCGTTGAAGGTCTTCCTGTGCCCGTCCATGCCGCCACCACTCAACCCGGTGTTCGCCGACTACGCGAGCTACGGGTGGAGCCGCGGCAATTGCGACGTCCGCTCCCCCGCCCAGGCTGGCGACATCTGCAAACCGGGGCAGGCGTACGGGTTCACGCCCTCCGACGGGGTGTTCATCTCGAGGATGGACGCCGGCCTGGATTACGCCACCGGCCAGGCCCTGGCGGCCAAGCACATCGCCGACCCGACCTGGTGGCAGCCCGACGGCACGTACAGGATCAATTTCCAGAGCATCACCGACGGACTGTCCAACACGATCGCCGCCGGCGAGATGCACAACATCCTCAAGGGGTACACCACGACGACGGTGAACAGCGTGTCCATCGGCAGCACGCCGGTGCAGTCGGGCGGCCCGATCGCCTGGGGGTCCAGCGGCGGCGACTACTACAGCGAGGGCCGCACCACCGTGCCGATGAACACACTGACCGGCCCGTACTACAGCCGGAGCATCACGGACCCGGCCGCCCTGCAAGACATTCTTTACAAGAGTCCGATCTACTCGTTCCGCAGTATGCACCCCGGCGGTTGCAACTTCCTGCTCTGCGACGGGAGCGTGAAGTTCATCAAACAGACCATCAACATGACCACCTACAAGGCGCTCGGGAGCCGCAACGGCGGCGAGGTGATCGGTGAATACTAA
- a CDS encoding ISAs1 family transposase, which translates to MAILELLRTLDLAGALVTIGAAGCQVENARIIRERKGHDLLAVKDNQPALRATVEAVFDRACEANFEGERCDGQASVEDGHNRNEERDVSVVRAPEDLPSEWPDVAAVVQVNGEREVGGVRTTTGHDDLSSDRRTGAEFAGWVREHWGIETGLHWVLDVGFREDRSRIRAKHAGANLALIRRVAVPLLRRAPG; encoded by the coding sequence GTGGCGATCCTCGAACTGCTCCGCACGCTCGACCTGGCCGGGGCACTCGTGACGATCGGCGCCGCCGGCTGCCAGGTCGAGAACGCACGGATCATCCGCGAGCGGAAAGGGCACGATTTGCTGGCCGTGAAGGACAACCAGCCCGCGCTGCGGGCGACGGTCGAGGCGGTGTTCGATCGGGCGTGCGAGGCCAATTTCGAGGGGGAACGCTGCGACGGCCAGGCCTCGGTCGAGGACGGCCACAACCGGAATGAGGAACGTGACGTGAGCGTGGTCCGCGCCCCGGAGGACCTGCCTTCGGAGTGGCCGGACGTGGCGGCGGTGGTGCAGGTCAACGGCGAACGCGAGGTCGGCGGTGTTCGGACGACGACCGGCCACGACGACCTCAGCAGCGATCGGAGGACGGGGGCGGAGTTCGCCGGTTGGGTCCGGGAACACTGGGGGATCGAGACCGGCCTGCACTGGGTGCTCGACGTGGGGTTCCGCGAGGATCGCAGCCGGATCCGGGCGAAGCACGCCGGGGCGAACCTGGCGCTGATCCGTCGCGTGGCGGTACCGCTGCTGAGGCGTGCGCCGGGCTGA
- a CDS encoding DUF2171 domain-containing protein, with product MADSIKDKLEAAGHSISEAATKAGHTISEGAEKAADWAKEKTHEAANTLSETAQKVENKAKEVYSEHGPAGTVADITEHMDVIASCGTKIGRVDHVQGSSIKLTKNDDADGLHHIIPASWVARVDSHVHLNKTSSEAKAQWQVA from the coding sequence ATGGCGGATTCCATCAAGGACAAGCTCGAAGCGGCCGGCCACTCGATCTCCGAGGCCGCCACCAAGGCCGGACACACCATCAGCGAGGGGGCCGAGAAGGCCGCCGACTGGGCCAAGGAGAAGACCCACGAGGCCGCCAACACCCTCTCCGAGACCGCCCAGAAGGTCGAGAACAAGGCCAAGGAAGTCTACAGCGAGCACGGCCCCGCCGGCACCGTCGCCGACATCACCGAGCACATGGACGTCATCGCGTCCTGCGGCACCAAGATCGGCCGCGTGGACCACGTCCAGGGCTCCTCGATCAAGCTCACCAAGAACGACGACGCCGATGGCCTGCACCACATCATCCCCGCCAGCTGGGTCGCCCGGGTCGACTCCCACGTCCACCTGAACAAGACCTCCAGCGAGGCCAAGGCCCAGTGGCAAGTCGCCTGA
- a CDS encoding glycosyltransferase, whose product MHALLVPFGSHGDVHPFLGLARTLRSRGHRVTFLISEYFMPLMGSLGIDAIPLGEPGLFQETMRDADLWHPRRSFPIIAKLAVEHARQALPLIQQMHVPGETVVVGGTLAVVARLAAETTGMPMVTVHLQPAVLHSNLEPPVYPGFETPRWWPIWFRRRFFDFLFSKAIAPNIEPGLNAYRAELGLAPVRDVFRTWLSSPDLALGFFPAWYAPPQRDWPSKIMLCGFPLFDEREVSPMTPDLVDFLASGSPPIAFTPGSANIHGRPFFEAAVEACTLLNRRGLLLTRHAEQVPENLPPGVRHVDYAPFSQLLPRVAALVHHGGIGTAAQGMAAGVPQLVMPLGHDQFDNAARMRRLGVARSLPPAKFRGPAVARELRPLLESTEIAAHCRAVSAKFADDFRPMDRAADAIERLVGHITINEPTPGRG is encoded by the coding sequence ATGCATGCCCTGCTGGTCCCGTTCGGAAGCCACGGCGACGTCCATCCGTTCCTCGGGCTGGCCAGGACCCTGCGATCTCGCGGGCATCGGGTCACGTTCCTGATCAGCGAGTATTTCATGCCGCTGATGGGCAGCCTCGGCATCGACGCGATCCCGCTGGGGGAGCCCGGCCTCTTCCAGGAGACGATGCGCGACGCCGATCTCTGGCACCCCAGGCGCTCCTTCCCCATCATCGCGAAACTCGCCGTGGAGCATGCCCGGCAGGCCTTGCCGCTCATCCAGCAGATGCACGTCCCCGGGGAGACGGTGGTCGTCGGCGGCACCCTGGCCGTGGTCGCACGGCTGGCCGCCGAGACGACCGGGATGCCCATGGTCACGGTCCACCTCCAGCCGGCCGTCCTGCACAGCAATCTGGAGCCCCCGGTCTATCCGGGCTTCGAGACCCCCCGATGGTGGCCGATCTGGTTCCGTCGGCGGTTCTTCGACTTCCTCTTCAGCAAGGCCATCGCGCCGAATATCGAGCCGGGCCTGAATGCCTATCGTGCCGAGCTGGGCCTGGCCCCGGTGCGCGATGTCTTCCGCACCTGGCTCAGCTCGCCCGACCTCGCGCTCGGCTTCTTCCCCGCCTGGTACGCCCCCCCCCAGCGCGACTGGCCGTCCAAGATCATGCTCTGCGGATTCCCGCTCTTCGACGAGCGCGAGGTCTCCCCCATGACGCCCGACCTGGTCGACTTCCTCGCCTCGGGCTCGCCGCCGATCGCGTTCACGCCCGGCTCGGCCAACATCCACGGGCGTCCTTTCTTCGAGGCCGCCGTCGAGGCCTGCACCCTGCTCAACCGCCGGGGGCTGCTGCTCACCCGACACGCCGAGCAGGTCCCCGAAAACCTCCCCCCCGGCGTCCGTCACGTCGACTATGCCCCGTTCAGCCAGTTGCTCCCTCGGGTCGCGGCCCTGGTGCACCACGGCGGGATCGGCACCGCGGCGCAGGGCATGGCCGCCGGCGTGCCCCAACTGGTGATGCCGCTGGGCCACGACCAGTTCGACAACGCCGCCCGGATGCGCAGGCTCGGCGTCGCCCGATCGCTGCCGCCGGCCAAGTTCCGCGGCCCTGCCGTGGCCCGCGAGCTGCGGCCGCTGCTGGAATCCACCGAGATCGCCGCCCACTGCCGGGCCGTCTCCGCCAAATTCGCCGACGACTTCCGCCCCATGGACCGCGCGGCCGACGCCATCGAACGCCTCGTCGGCCACATCACCATCAACGAGCCGACGCCCGGCCGGGGCTGA